A DNA window from Paenibacillus sp. HWE-109 contains the following coding sequences:
- a CDS encoding Dabb family protein — MTLGNIQHMVIFNLHAGKDTQEAEQFLTSSAEELAAIPGVEEFRVLRQVSVKTDFDYGFSMVFANQAAYDAYNIHPIHTQYVAERWMKEVSRFQEIDFAAFE; from the coding sequence ATGACTTTAGGAAATATTCAACATATGGTTATTTTTAATTTGCATGCTGGTAAAGATACACAAGAGGCTGAACAATTTCTAACAAGCAGCGCAGAGGAATTGGCGGCGATTCCTGGTGTAGAAGAGTTCCGTGTACTGCGTCAAGTAAGCGTGAAAACGGATTTTGACTATGGTTTCTCGATGGTATTTGCCAATCAAGCGGCATATGACGCTTACAATATCCATCCCATACATACGCAGTATGTTGCCGAGCGTTGGATGAAAGAAGTTAGCCGTTTTCAGGAAATCGATTTTGCGGCATTCGAATAG
- a CDS encoding YpdA family putative bacillithiol disulfide reductase, whose product MENVIIIGAGPCGLSAAVALQREGLSPLLIEKSSIVNAIYLYPTYLQFFSTPELLEIGGYPFSTPHDKPYRQEALVYYREVARREQLRIRSYEEVVAIEQLETGFHVHTVNQFGKSAVYSAHRVIVATGYFDHPNLLGIPGEDSPKTTHYYKEAHPYAGTKVAIIGGNNSAVDAAMDLMRVGAEVTVIYRGPHFSANIKPWVRPIFESMVNKGRIHMWFNSQVERIEEQSIVVRRDSESVIIANDFVLALTGFRPDRQLLTSIGVNFHEETNAPLVNPETMETNIPGLYVAGVVASSKYDANEIFIETGRMHGIAITKHIMAE is encoded by the coding sequence TTGGAAAATGTTATTATCATTGGCGCAGGCCCTTGCGGGTTGTCTGCCGCAGTCGCTTTACAACGCGAAGGTCTGTCACCCTTACTAATAGAAAAAAGCAGCATCGTCAATGCCATTTATTTGTATCCTACGTATTTGCAATTTTTCAGCACGCCTGAACTGCTTGAAATTGGAGGCTATCCATTTTCAACCCCTCATGATAAACCCTATCGTCAAGAAGCATTGGTCTATTACAGAGAGGTCGCTCGCAGAGAACAACTGCGCATTCGCTCTTATGAGGAAGTCGTTGCCATAGAACAGCTAGAAACAGGCTTCCATGTACATACCGTAAATCAGTTTGGCAAATCGGCAGTTTATAGCGCTCATCGTGTCATCGTTGCTACCGGTTATTTTGATCATCCTAATTTGCTTGGGATCCCCGGCGAGGATTCACCTAAGACAACCCACTATTACAAGGAAGCTCACCCCTATGCAGGTACCAAAGTAGCCATTATCGGCGGCAATAATTCCGCTGTTGACGCGGCTATGGATTTGATGCGGGTCGGCGCTGAAGTAACCGTTATTTACCGCGGACCCCATTTCTCCGCCAATATTAAACCCTGGGTTCGTCCGATATTCGAAAGCATGGTAAACAAAGGACGCATCCACATGTGGTTTAACTCTCAGGTTGAACGTATCGAAGAACAATCGATTGTTGTACGCAGAGACTCCGAAAGCGTCATTATAGCGAATGACTTCGTTCTTGCCCTTACAGGCTTCAGACCTGATCGTCAGCTGCTGACATCCATTGGTGTGAACTTTCATGAAGAAACGAATGCTCCGCTGGTCAATCCCGAGACGATGGAAACGAATATTCCGGGACTCTATGTCGCTGGTGTCGTTGCTTCTTCCAAATATGATGCGAACGAAATCTTTATTGAAACCGGACGGATGCATGGGATAGCCATTACGAAACATATCATGGCCGAATAA